From Phocoena phocoena chromosome 16, mPhoPho1.1, whole genome shotgun sequence, a single genomic window includes:
- the DDIT4 gene encoding DNA damage-inducible transcript 4 protein → MPSLWDRFSSSSSSSSLSRTPTPDQPPRSAWGSAAREEALGRCASLESSDCESLDSSNSGFGPEEDSSYLDGVSLPDFELLSDPEDEHLCANLMQLLQESLAQARLGSRRPARLLMPSQLVSQVGKELLRLAYSEPCGLRGALLDVCVEQGKSCHSVGQLALDPSLVPTFQLTLVLRLDSRLWPKIQGLFSSANSPFVPGFSQSLTLSTGFRVIKKKLYSSEQLLIEEC, encoded by the exons ATGCCTAGCCTTTGGGATCGCTTCTCGTCGTCCTCTTCGTCCTCGTCCTTGTCCCGAACTCCCACCCCAGATCAGCCGCCACGCTCAGCCTGGGGGTCGGCGGCCCGAGAAGAGGCGCTTGGCCGCTGCGCGAGCCTGGAGAGCTCGGACTGCGAGTCCCTGGACAGCAGCAACAGTGGCTTTGGGCCGGAGGAAG ACTCTTCTTACCTGGATGGGGTGTCCCTGCCCGACTTTGAGCTGCTCAGCGATCCCGAGGATGAGCACCTGTGTGCCAACCTGATGCAGCTGCTGCAGGAGAGCCTGGCCCAGGCACGGCTGGGCTCGCGGCGCCCTGCACGCCTGCTGATGCCCAGCCAGCTGGTGAGCCAGGTGGGCAAAGAACTACTGCGCCTGGCCTACAGCGAGCCGTGCGGCCTGCGGGGGGCGCTGCTAGACGTCTGCGTAGAGCAGGGCAAGAGCTGCCACAGCGTGGGTCAACTGGCTCTCGACCCCAGCCTTGTGCCCACCTTCCAGCTGACCCTCGTGCTGCGCCTGGACTCACGCCTCTGGCCCAAGATCCAGGGGTTGTTTAGCTCCGCCAACTCTCCCTTCGTCCCTGGCTTCAGCCAGTCCCTGACGCTGAGCACAGGCTTCCGAGTAATCAAAAAGAAGCTGTACAGCTCAGAGCAGCTGCTCATTGAGGAGTGTTGA